Proteins co-encoded in one Candidatus Methylomirabilota bacterium genomic window:
- a CDS encoding homoserine O-acetyltransferase translates to MRRLSRTLLILLLLAIAAPGFTYDGRVEKKVFTMPAYATIAGETIKNVRVGYESYGTLNAPKDNVILVTHFFTGTSHAAGKYAPADAAPGYWDGIIGSGKPIDTDRFFVISSDTLVNLNTRDPNVTTTGPASVNPDTGKPYGMGFPIVTIRDFVNVQKALLDSLGIRKLHAVIGASMGALQAVEWAAAYPDMVERAIPVIGAAEIPAYGIGWLNLWAAPILLDPKWNKGDYYGKDEPVEGLAQALKLVTLHARHYGWATKTFGRKWATPDRDPGKSWDNKFAIEDVLDKAGAARAKASDANSFLYLVKANQLFLAGHKASLEEGLRDVKAKVLLIPAQSDLLLFPDYSRQAMAVLKAQGKSVEYLEIEGDGGHLDGVLAIGKAGEAIRKFLAN, encoded by the coding sequence ATGAGACGGCTGTCCAGGACGCTCCTGATACTCCTTCTGCTGGCCATCGCGGCCCCCGGCTTCACGTACGACGGGCGGGTGGAGAAGAAGGTCTTCACCATGCCCGCCTACGCCACGATCGCCGGCGAGACCATCAAGAACGTGCGGGTGGGATACGAGAGCTACGGCACCCTCAACGCCCCCAAGGACAACGTGATCCTGGTCACCCATTTCTTCACCGGCACCTCCCACGCCGCCGGGAAGTATGCGCCGGCCGACGCGGCCCCGGGCTACTGGGACGGCATCATCGGGTCGGGCAAGCCCATCGACACCGACCGCTTCTTCGTGATCAGCTCCGACACCCTGGTGAACCTGAACACCAGGGACCCGAACGTCACGACCACCGGGCCCGCCTCCGTCAATCCCGACACCGGGAAGCCCTACGGGATGGGCTTCCCCATCGTGACGATCCGGGACTTCGTGAACGTCCAGAAGGCCCTGTTGGACTCGCTCGGCATCCGGAAGCTCCACGCCGTGATCGGCGCCTCCATGGGCGCCCTTCAGGCCGTCGAGTGGGCGGCGGCCTATCCCGACATGGTCGAGCGCGCCATCCCGGTCATCGGCGCCGCCGAGATTCCCGCCTACGGCATCGGCTGGCTCAACCTGTGGGCCGCGCCCATCCTCCTCGACCCGAAATGGAACAAGGGCGACTACTACGGGAAGGACGAGCCGGTCGAGGGCCTGGCCCAGGCGCTCAAGCTGGTGACGCTCCACGCCCGGCACTACGGCTGGGCCACCAAGACCTTCGGCCGGAAGTGGGCGACTCCCGACCGGGACCCCGGGAAGAGCTGGGACAACAAGTTCGCCATCGAGGACGTCCTGGACAAGGCCGGGGCCGCCCGGGCGAAGGCCTCGGACGCCAACTCGTTCCTCTACCTCGTCAAGGCCAACCAGCTCTTCCTGGCCGGACACAAGGCCTCGCTCGAGGAAGGGCTGCGCGACGTCAAGGCCAAGGTCCTGCTGATCCCCGCCCAGTCCGACCTCCTGCTCTTCCCGGACTATTCCAGGCAGGCGATGGCGGTCCTGAAGGCGCAGGGCAAGTCGGTGGAGTACCTCGAGATCGAGGGGGACGGCGGCCACCTGGACGGCGTGCTGGCCATCGGCAAAGCGGGCGAAGCCATCCGGAAGTTCCTGGCCAACTAA
- a CDS encoding transcriptional repressor: METPSPAARGKDRGRPPSASAGPARAEVVLRADLARRGMRLTDQRRLILAAVQATNTHPTAEWVHAAVRKQLPRVSLATVYRNLRLLARHGLLTEFQAGPTVRFDARVHRHHHFTCAHCGRIFDLEEPVDARLDARVTARTGFRVSHHRIEFFGLCGRCARRRGGGPTRRPGPD; the protein is encoded by the coding sequence ATGGAGACGCCCTCACCGGCCGCGCGGGGGAAGGATCGGGGCCGGCCGCCATCCGCCTCGGCGGGGCCGGCCCGCGCCGAGGTCGTCCTGCGCGCCGACCTGGCGCGCCGCGGGATGCGGCTCACCGACCAGCGGCGGCTCATCCTGGCCGCCGTGCAGGCCACCAACACGCATCCGACGGCCGAGTGGGTTCATGCAGCGGTGCGCAAGCAGCTCCCCCGGGTGAGCCTGGCCACGGTGTATCGGAACCTGCGGCTGCTCGCGCGCCACGGGCTCCTCACCGAGTTCCAGGCCGGGCCCACGGTGCGCTTCGATGCCCGGGTCCACCGCCATCACCACTTCACGTGCGCTCACTGCGGACGCATCTTCGATCTCGAGGAGCCGGTAGACGCGAGGCTCGACGCCCGGGTGACGGCCCGCACGGGCTTTCGGGTCTCGCACCATCGCATCGAGTTCTTCGGTCTCTGCGGCCGGTGCGCCCGCCGGCGGGGCGGCGGGCCGACCCGGCGTCCGGGCCCCGACTAG
- a CDS encoding rubrerythrin family protein yields MAKSLKGSKSIENLKEAFAGESQANRRYLYFARVADIEGFPDVGGLFRDTAEAETGHAFGHLDFLKEVGDPVTNVPFGKTELNLKSAIEGETYEYTQMYPGMARTAREEGFAELAEWFETLAKAEKSHAGRFTKGHQAVAGREPAEAI; encoded by the coding sequence ATGGCCAAGTCGCTCAAGGGTTCCAAGAGCATCGAGAACCTCAAGGAGGCCTTCGCCGGCGAGTCCCAGGCGAACCGGCGCTACCTCTACTTCGCGCGAGTCGCCGACATCGAGGGCTTTCCCGACGTGGGCGGTCTCTTCCGCGACACTGCGGAGGCCGAGACCGGCCACGCTTTCGGTCACCTCGACTTCCTCAAGGAGGTCGGCGATCCCGTGACCAACGTGCCCTTCGGAAAGACCGAGCTGAACCTCAAGTCGGCCATCGAAGGGGAGACCTACGAGTACACCCAGATGTACCCCGGCATGGCCAGGACCGCTCGCGAGGAAGGGTTCGCCGAGCTGGCCGAGTGGTTCGAGACGCTGGCCAAGGCGGAGAAGTCACACGCTGGCCGCTTCACCAAGGGTCACCAGGCCGTCGCGGGGCGGGAGCCGGCCGAAGCCATCTAG
- a CDS encoding heterodisulfide reductase-related iron-sulfur binding cluster produces MTTFDIRAPEFWSRPALDTELRRVFDVCNGCRRCLPLCPSFKDLMASLDREEVDGDAERLPGADTQRVVDLCYQCKLCYNHCPYTPPHRWMIDFPRVMLRARAVQVRERGGVTLQDRVLGNTDLVGRLGTAVAPLANWASQNRAHRAFMQAVLGIHQDRNLPRFHRETFSRWFAAHREPAPEPVTARVALFATCPVEYHNPAVGRATVAVLRHNRVDVTLPSQRCCGMPYLDGGAVGEAQRLIDDNVRSLGEAVREGRELVVPGPTCSYMMKQEWPWLATDGETARLVAERTRDLFEFLARLHQGGRLDTAFPLRPGRVAYQLPCHLRAQNMGTKSADVLRLTGADVTVIERCSAVDGTWGFKREYYQLSMKVAEPLFRDLGAARPERTATDCPLAGLQIAQGTGQRPRHPIQILAEAYGLPWE; encoded by the coding sequence ATGACGACGTTCGACATCCGCGCCCCTGAGTTCTGGAGCCGCCCGGCGCTCGACACCGAGCTCCGCCGCGTCTTCGACGTCTGCAACGGCTGCCGGCGCTGCCTGCCGCTGTGTCCCTCGTTCAAGGACCTGATGGCCTCGCTGGATCGGGAGGAAGTGGACGGCGACGCCGAGCGCCTCCCTGGCGCCGACACGCAGCGGGTCGTGGACCTCTGCTATCAGTGCAAGCTCTGCTACAACCATTGCCCCTACACGCCGCCGCACCGCTGGATGATCGACTTCCCGCGCGTGATGCTGCGGGCGCGGGCCGTCCAGGTCAGGGAGCGAGGCGGCGTCACCCTCCAGGACCGGGTTCTGGGCAACACGGACCTGGTCGGCCGGCTGGGCACCGCCGTCGCGCCCCTCGCGAACTGGGCGAGCCAGAATCGCGCGCACCGGGCCTTCATGCAGGCGGTCCTGGGGATCCACCAGGACCGGAACCTGCCGCGCTTCCACCGCGAGACCTTCAGCCGCTGGTTCGCGGCGCACCGGGAGCCGGCGCCGGAGCCGGTGACGGCCCGGGTGGCCCTGTTCGCGACGTGCCCCGTCGAATACCACAACCCGGCGGTCGGGCGTGCCACGGTGGCGGTCCTGCGGCACAACCGGGTCGATGTCACCCTGCCTTCCCAGCGCTGCTGTGGCATGCCGTACCTCGACGGCGGGGCCGTGGGCGAGGCCCAACGGTTGATCGACGACAACGTGCGGAGCCTGGGCGAGGCGGTGCGCGAGGGCCGGGAGCTCGTGGTGCCGGGCCCGACCTGCTCCTACATGATGAAGCAGGAATGGCCCTGGCTGGCCACCGACGGGGAGACCGCCCGGCTGGTGGCCGAGCGCACCCGCGATCTCTTCGAGTTCCTGGCGCGCCTCCACCAGGGCGGCCGGCTCGACACGGCCTTTCCGCTCCGCCCGGGCCGGGTCGCCTACCAGCTCCCGTGCCACCTGCGAGCGCAGAACATGGGGACGAAATCCGCCGACGTGCTCCGCCTCACGGGCGCGGACGTCACGGTGATCGAGCGCTGCTCGGCCGTGGACGGGACCTGGGGGTTCAAGCGGGAGTACTACCAGCTCTCGATGAAGGTCGCCGAGCCGCTCTTCCGTGACCTCGGCGCGGCCCGGCCCGAGCGGACGGCGACGGACTGCCCGCTGGCGGGCCTTCAGATCGCCCAGGGCACGGGGCAGCGTCCGCGCCATCCGATCCAGATTCTGGCCGAGGCCTACGGCCTCCCCTGGGAGTGA
- a CDS encoding DUF3501 family protein yields MEKIRFAEVQNLYEYEKVRDARRREVIALKQRRRVAVGDRVSFLFENRQTVLFQIQEMIRAERIVADDRVQDEIDVYNELVPGPGELSATMMIEIEEKDRIKPELDRFMGIDAGDAVRLTIGRDHVIPGRFEEGHSKEDKIAAVHFVRFRLTEAARAAFAREPVALVVEHPGYRARTELGPEARAALLEDLREG; encoded by the coding sequence GTGGAGAAGATCCGGTTCGCCGAGGTGCAGAACCTCTACGAGTACGAGAAGGTCCGCGACGCCCGGCGCCGCGAGGTGATCGCCCTCAAGCAGCGCCGGCGAGTCGCCGTCGGCGACCGCGTGAGCTTCCTCTTCGAGAACCGCCAGACGGTGCTGTTCCAGATCCAGGAGATGATCCGGGCCGAGCGGATCGTCGCCGACGACCGGGTGCAGGACGAGATCGACGTCTACAACGAGCTCGTCCCCGGGCCGGGGGAGCTGTCGGCCACGATGATGATCGAGATCGAGGAGAAGGACCGGATCAAGCCTGAGCTCGACCGCTTCATGGGGATCGACGCCGGGGACGCCGTGCGGCTCACGATCGGCCGGGACCACGTCATTCCGGGACGGTTCGAGGAGGGCCATTCGAAGGAGGACAAGATCGCGGCCGTCCACTTCGTACGGTTCCGGCTCACCGAGGCGGCCCGGGCGGCCTTCGCGCGCGAGCCGGTGGCGCTGGTGGTCGAGCACCCGGGTTATCGGGCGCGGACCGAGCTCGGCCCGGAGGCCCGGGCCGCGCTCCTCGAGGACCTTCGCGAGGGCTGA